A window of the Triplophysa rosa linkage group LG23, Trosa_1v2, whole genome shotgun sequence genome harbors these coding sequences:
- the LOC130546858 gene encoding F-box/LRR-repeat protein 16-like has translation MATRATVSLMTAPSMQYSSSLACLTPELAELLLTHMARERLLRPRTLELFFGCPLQKFVLNCYPYTTNEMLRQLRAFSCLKHLSLVNSLLITDAGLSVLSNLTKLQHLNLSSCCKLTDSCLQHIAGLHSLTFLSLDQTKVSDAGMVMYLQSGSPVLCQLSLNQTAITDSTLRVLPTCAPQLRMLSIKHTKVSDVSALAELRNLQTLHLDSTCVQEYSLQRLATHPSLSALSLAGIPVADGNHTLEIISGLSLTQLTLPGRHSVTDSGLSFLSKQTFLLELDLTDYTQLTDHGIMKLSSMTRLKKLSLSNTQVSDAGLQGLVSLKELQELCLDRTAVTSRGVANLVTHLPHLQVMGLASTQVGDTVIRRGLVHCPQLLKVNLSKTRITDQGLKFLCRMQLNQVNLDGTGVTLVGIANLISACHHLTSVRASHTRAIPPDQQSDDDDIDNDNSATSALRS, from the exons ATGGCAACCAGAGCCACCGTTTCTCTCATGACAG CTCCCAGCATGCAGTACAGCAGTAGCCTGGCATGTCTGACTCCAGAACTGGCCGAACTCTTGTTGACGCACATGGCTCGAGAGCGTCTCCTCCGTCCACGGACGCTGGAGCTGTTCTTCGGCTGCCCGCTGCAGAAGTTTGTCCTGAACTGTTATCCGTACACCACCAATGAGATGCTACGGCAGCTGAGGGCCTTTTCCTGTCTGAAGCATCTCAGCTTAGTCAACTCTCTTCTCATTacag ATGCCGGTCTTTCTGTTCTCTCCAACCTCACAAAACTACAGCATCTCAACCTGTCGTCCTGCTGCAAGCTAACAGACAGCTGTCTGCAGCACATCGCAG GACTCCACAGTTTAACGTTCTTGTCTCTGGATCAGACTAAAGTAAGCGACGCAGGGATGGTGATGTATCTACAGTCAGGTTCCCCTGTTCTCTGCCAGCTGAGTCTGAATCAGACAGCCATCACTGACAGCACGCTAAGAGTTCTGCCCACGTGTGCACCGCAGCTACGGATGCTGAGCATCAAACACACAAAA GTGAGTGATGTGTCTGCGCTCGCCGAGCTCCGAAACCTGCAAACGCTTCACCTTGACAGCACCTGTGTGCAGGAGTATTCTCTCCAGCGCCTGGCAACCCACCCCAGCCTATCAGCTCTCAGCCTGGCCGGCATACCTGTCGCCGATGGAAACCACACGCTGGAGATCATTTCAG GTCTGAGTCTTACCCAGTTGACCCTGCCTGGACGACACTCTGTGACAGACAGTGGACTTTCATTTCTCTCCAAACAGACGTTTCTATTAGAGCTCGACCTGACAGATTACACTCAGCTCACAGACCACGGCATCATGAAGCTCTCCAGCATGACCAG GTTGAAGAAGCTGTCTCTTAGCAACACTCAGGTGAGTGATGCTGGGCTGCAAGGATTGGTCAGTCTAAAAGAACTCCAGGAACTGTGTCTGGACCGGACTGCAGTCACCAGCAGAGGCGTGGCCAACCTAGTCACTCATTTACCACATCTGCAG GTAATGGGTTTGGCTAGCACACAAGTGGGCGATACGGTGATCAGACGAGGTTTAGTACACTGTCCTCAGCTGCTTAAAGTCAACCTCAGCAAAACCAGAATTACAGATCAAG GTCTGAAGTTTCTATGTCGTATGCAGTTAAATCAAGTGAATTTGGATGGTACAGGTGTGACTCTAGTTGGCATTGCCAATCTGATCTCCGCCTGCCATCATTTGACAAGCGTCCGAGCCAGCCATACCCGCGCCATACCGCCAGACCAGCAGTCTGACGACGACGACATCGATAATGACAACAGTGCCACCAGCGCATTACGATCctag